The DNA window GATATTAAATATTCCCAAAGGGCAGTGTAACACTGCCCTTTTTTATTTATTTCAGCTTAATCCCTGCCAAGTTGAACTTGACAATGCTGTAACTTTTTCTTACTTTTAAACTTATGTATTTAGGAAAAAAATTAATGAACTCTATCAGCAGGAATGTAATAAAAGAAGAACTTTTTCTGTTTAAAAAAGAGTATAATAAAGCCCTTACAGATGAAGACCCGCTTGTCGGGGAGTTATTGAATTATTTACAAGAGGATACCGGCAAGACAATTCGTCCGATTCTTTTCTTTTTAAGCCAGGGCCTTATAGGTAAACCGGATCAAAGCAGCATTCATGTTGCTGTTATTCTTGAATTACTTCATAATGCTACAATTATTCATGATGATGTTGTTGATAACGGAGAAAAGAGAAGGGGCAGGGAATCTGCTCACAGGCGCTGGTCGAGGCAGAGTTCAGTTCTTTTAGGGGATTTCCTTCTTGCTAAAATACTTAAAATAGGCCTGCAGTCAAAATGGCCTGAAGTCCTTGATGTAACTTCAAATGTTGTTTTTGAAATGGCAAGGGAGGAACTCTCCCAGTCTCTCAAACGCAGCATTACTGTGCCGGAAGAGGATGAATATTTTAATACAATTCAGTTGAAAACTGCCGGCCTGTTTGAATCTGCATGCTTGTTAGGCGGTATAATTGCAGGTGCTGACAAGGAATATCAAAACCTCCTTGCTTCTCTCGGAATGATTTATGGAATGGTGTTTCAAATCCGGGATGATGTACTTGATTATACAGGCACTGAAGATGAAACAGGCAAAGAGGTAAGAAAAGACC is part of the bacterium genome and encodes:
- a CDS encoding polyprenyl synthetase family protein — protein: MNSISRNVIKEELFLFKKEYNKALTDEDPLVGELLNYLQEDTGKTIRPILFFLSQGLIGKPDQSSIHVAVILELLHNATIIHDDVVDNGEKRRGRESAHRRWSRQSSVLLGDFLLAKILKIGLQSKWPEVLDVTSNVVFEMAREELSQSLKRSITVPEEDEYFNTIQLKTAGLFESACLLGGIIAGADKEYQNLLASLGMIYGMVFQIRDDVLDYTGTEDETGKEVRKDLMNGSITLPLIYTYRTLAKEKQKQLIEFIRSGDRDKINFVYDFVVESGGIEKSQEKASELLKQTLNILDKFPDSNYRKALYSLTDGALTRIV